The Deltaproteobacteria bacterium genome contains a region encoding:
- a CDS encoding TraM recognition domain-containing protein encodes MSEDKKSEMTDRGFIFLVTMATLFVGWLKFKPEIVACYIKFRYAIAFGITVGILAVYVKVKNKILANFKDADIENEVIGPCKNEDSVFAGITPKGKSVHIKQSHRRMHTQVVGTTNAGKTESVIVPWAVDDIKKGRGLLIIDGKSDRSLLDKLYAYAKRHHREGDFRILSLCNVDISHTFNPFTNGSVLEVAERVFAALNFENEYFKSIQYDAFLHCLLLLEDAKVKPTPFRVIECLKHEKHLANLASQSTDSNLQAWAKDFLSLKREDREQRTSGLVAQLQSFAVGETATLFNSENSDIDLERALENGEIIYCQLPALKIPTLGKATGKIILQCLQSAVSSRHLGRSEHNNFFSVYLDDFTEYLTPSFVTLLNKSRSANVAIVFAHQALGDLEELGAGVKNTILTNSNLKVFMRTNEPESAEYFSSVIGTIQTTKVTERQKDGFMGATKTGDGSVREAEEFKFHPNLFKQDLGVGEAIMVLPHANGSLPVRIKFKRSFDLDKPVIPKLKKSAPAGMPTFTDVKQRNEQTEAVNELLTKAAHQQKEAA; translated from the coding sequence ATGAGTGAAGATAAAAAATCAGAAATGACAGACCGAGGATTTATATTTCTAGTAACGATGGCCACTCTTTTTGTTGGCTGGTTAAAATTCAAGCCGGAGATCGTCGCCTGCTATATTAAATTTCGCTACGCCATCGCATTCGGTATCACTGTCGGCATTCTTGCGGTTTACGTTAAGGTCAAAAACAAGATACTCGCGAATTTCAAAGATGCCGATATCGAAAACGAAGTTATTGGCCCTTGCAAGAACGAAGATTCAGTCTTTGCTGGTATTACGCCAAAAGGTAAATCAGTTCATATCAAGCAGTCACACAGACGGATGCACACTCAGGTTGTCGGCACTACAAACGCCGGCAAAACTGAGTCGGTCATTGTCCCTTGGGCTGTTGACGACATTAAAAAGGGCCGAGGCCTACTAATCATTGACGGAAAATCTGATCGTAGCCTTCTTGATAAGCTTTACGCCTATGCAAAAAGGCATCATCGAGAGGGTGACTTTCGGATTCTGTCACTTTGCAACGTGGACATCAGTCATACATTCAATCCATTTACTAATGGCTCAGTGCTTGAAGTAGCGGAGCGTGTATTTGCGGCGCTGAACTTCGAAAATGAATATTTCAAAAGTATTCAGTACGACGCCTTTCTTCATTGCCTGCTTTTACTGGAAGACGCCAAGGTGAAGCCGACTCCGTTCCGAGTCATCGAATGCCTGAAACATGAAAAGCATTTGGCGAACCTTGCAAGTCAATCGACGGATTCAAATCTTCAGGCATGGGCCAAAGATTTCCTAAGCCTCAAGCGTGAAGACCGCGAGCAACGAACAAGCGGCCTTGTCGCACAACTTCAAAGTTTCGCAGTCGGTGAAACGGCAACGCTTTTCAATAGCGAAAATTCGGACATTGATTTGGAGCGCGCTCTTGAAAACGGTGAAATCATTTACTGTCAGTTGCCAGCTCTTAAAATTCCGACGCTTGGTAAAGCCACGGGAAAAATTATTCTCCAGTGTCTTCAGAGTGCCGTATCTTCAAGACACTTAGGAAGATCAGAGCACAACAATTTTTTCTCAGTCTACTTGGACGATTTTACTGAGTATCTGACCCCGAGTTTTGTGACGCTGCTTAATAAATCCAGAAGCGCGAATGTCGCGATTGTTTTCGCCCATCAAGCGTTAGGCGATCTTGAGGAGCTTGGCGCGGGAGTCAAAAATACGATTCTGACCAACTCAAATTTGAAGGTCTTTATGAGGACCAATGAGCCCGAATCGGCCGAGTATTTCTCGTCAGTCATCGGAACAATTCAGACGACCAAAGTTACCGAACGACAAAAAGATGGTTTCATGGGGGCTACTAAAACCGGCGACGGCTCTGTCAGGGAAGCCGAAGAGTTCAAGTTTCATCCGAATCTTTTTAAGCAAGATCTTGGCGTGGGAGAGGCGATTATGGTTTTGCCACACGCAAACGGAAGCCTTCCCGTTCGGATTAAATTCAAACGAAGCTTTGATCTCGATAAGCCAGTGATCCCGAAACTTAAGAAATCAGCTCCGGCCGGAATGCCTACATTTACAGATGTAAAACAAAGAAATGAGCAGACCGAAGCCGTCAATGAGCTGTTAACAAAAGCAGCTCACCAACAAAAGGAGGCAGCATGA
- a CDS encoding GyrI-like domain-containing protein, which translates to MRNVFLGIILSIIIILSWASINLGVFKPVFIKVSSYPEMFLLYKEHVGPYHQIVHDIEVVEKWAAENNLNCQKSFGHFLDNPEIKEHARLKSHVGCWLPQKISFLQPSPYVLPEGFHFKVIPPQEYIIAEFLGSPAIGPFKVYGEVNEYFAEHKWGRAEDVLEVYERYDKDKIKTYYLFKKLI; encoded by the coding sequence ATGAGAAATGTTTTTCTTGGAATTATTCTCTCTATTATAATTATTCTCTCCTGGGCCTCTATTAATCTGGGTGTTTTTAAACCCGTTTTCATCAAGGTCAGTTCCTACCCAGAAATGTTTTTGCTTTATAAAGAACACGTTGGTCCCTATCATCAAATTGTACATGACATTGAAGTTGTCGAAAAATGGGCTGCCGAAAATAATTTAAATTGCCAAAAAAGTTTTGGTCATTTTCTTGATAATCCAGAGATAAAAGAACACGCTCGACTTAAAAGTCATGTGGGTTGCTGGTTACCACAGAAAATTTCTTTTTTGCAACCATCACCCTATGTTCTTCCCGAAGGTTTTCATTTTAAAGTCATCCCACCACAGGAATATATTATTGCTGAATTTTTGGGTTCCCCTGCCATTGGGCCTTTTAAGGTCTACGGCGAAGTCAACGAGTACTTTGCCGAACATAAATGGGGACGGGCTGAAGATGTCTTAGAAGTCTACGAACGATATGACAAAGATAAAATAAAAACCTATTATTTGTTTAAAAAACTAATCTAG
- a CDS encoding phosphatidate cytidylyltransferase has product MNFLSYSLLFSDPVYRQTSLIVLSIIFISGLIVYFFRSKNHYFVIAWASINSWLFLAPLLFLFFSLPNPAPLVILCMMSIYGAKAFFQIIGMFHRSYFVLLCYLGILTLGVCSYYRSLALYNQIPMIVLGVACLIPLMRNNYRRMIQYISLTLLAFIFLGWSFMHLGLILNLPNGVYQFLYLIVLTEFCDNTNLAISSYFKSYRLFKRIDPKRTLGSTLTSMVLTLILAGMMRSLLPDQSDKYWYTAGLVASLGGMFGDLVMTVVRRDAGVKIVGGFVLGRGDFLQRMDRLIFVAPIYYYVMFWIQ; this is encoded by the coding sequence GTGAACTTTTTGAGTTATTCCTTACTTTTTAGCGATCCTGTTTACAGACAAACAAGCCTCATTGTTTTAAGCATTATTTTTATTTCAGGTTTAATTGTTTATTTCTTTAGATCCAAGAATCATTATTTCGTTATTGCTTGGGCCAGTATTAATTCTTGGCTATTCTTAGCACCCCTTTTATTTTTATTTTTTTCACTCCCTAATCCAGCCCCCCTCGTTATTCTTTGCATGATGTCCATTTACGGAGCCAAGGCTTTTTTTCAAATCATTGGGATGTTTCATCGAAGTTATTTTGTCTTACTCTGTTATCTGGGAATTCTCACCCTAGGAGTTTGTAGTTATTATCGCTCCCTGGCTTTATATAATCAAATTCCTATGATTGTTTTAGGGGTCGCTTGCTTGATCCCCTTAATGCGCAACAACTACAGAAGAATGATCCAATACATTTCATTAACCTTGCTGGCCTTTATCTTCTTAGGCTGGTCTTTTATGCACTTAGGCTTAATTTTAAATTTACCCAACGGGGTTTATCAATTTTTATATTTAATTGTTTTAACCGAGTTCTGTGACAATACGAATCTGGCCATCAGCAGCTATTTTAAATCCTATCGATTATTTAAAAGAATCGACCCCAAGCGAACTTTAGGCTCCACTCTGACTTCAATGGTTTTAACTCTTATTTTAGCAGGAATGATGAGATCTCTGCTTCCAGATCAATCTGATAAATACTGGTACACGGCGGGTTTAGTAGCTTCTCTAGGGGGCATGTTTGGCGACTTGGTCATGACTGTTGTCAGACGTGATGCCGGAGTCAAAATTGTGGGAGGATTCGTTCTAGGGCGTGGTGATTTTCTTCAAAGAATGGACCGACTCATTTTTGTAGCACCCATCTATTACTATGTCATGTTTTGGATTCAATAG
- a CDS encoding adenylate/guanylate cyclase domain-containing protein yields MKIEKIPFIFGILLSLFFFFFTKVYYEYRETPDDLKKPSVLLESFADLDLRYNDLKYKIAPYSNSKAPVALVSIDDDSLTEIGRWPWSRDLIAEMVDNIMKNDAASLAFDVIFSEPEKNNLQADENLGKIIEKYSDRIILGTFSENSIKNSRKFQDYCFNEAFKSTKGTELVKPNAILSIDDLDDVLEGYAWGDLLQPIFNNIKKSLEQSKLQNYGKTDVSDLHQFQKNALDLEQSKQLFEYCKSWLTKDDSYLFGNDLTKESKELVVNNYKSIFKDLNPKDIDDLVVKLDQKSLFNPIPQYGLWTPNIETLQTKALYTASFVANQDRDGYIRRYPLFYRSGNRLGLSYIPSLALQSYLLAKKYRAEVSVGKNDQGTEKKISSFNIFDSENVLKYQIPIDSSARTIIKYYGPQMSLPYIPAKEFFSNSETIKVYHRQIVNGKASTETAIEIVNKKEFLKGRSLIVGATAIGVYDLRTIPLEANYPGPEVHLTMLANLFDESFVKYFSAEAKIFPYLTLGIGILFSFIWSHLGAISSFVALNILISLLLAADYYLFKSNQIVMSGILIIMLYLFTSNIFITFYKYFTEEKKKKQLKSTFSKYVSPAVVDELLKSDENLKLGGRRQRMSVFFSDVRGFTTISEKLAPEELSRVLNLYLTPMTEIVFKNSGTLDKYIGDAVMAFFGAPIFDKNHAVQACRCALESIVKLKELQKEFAAQNLPHIDIGIGINTGEMSVGNMGSNIVQNYTVMGDSVNLASRLEGITKEYGVRIVISETTYNDVKDQFIAREIDKVKVKGKNLPVSIFELICEKQNKSAKIHDLNEYRYLKYFEEAYQSYLKKDFTKAISSFNEVIKILPEDKVSKLYLHRCEDFLANPPEENWDGVFTMKTK; encoded by the coding sequence ATGAAAATAGAAAAGATACCCTTTATTTTTGGAATTTTATTAAGTTTATTTTTTTTCTTCTTTACAAAAGTTTACTATGAATATCGTGAAACTCCTGACGACCTTAAGAAGCCTTCAGTTTTATTAGAATCATTTGCAGATTTAGATCTAAGATACAATGACCTAAAATATAAGATAGCGCCGTATTCTAATTCAAAGGCTCCGGTGGCTCTTGTTTCCATTGATGATGATTCCCTAACTGAAATTGGACGATGGCCTTGGAGTAGGGATTTGATTGCCGAGATGGTTGATAATATCATGAAAAATGATGCCGCTAGTTTGGCTTTTGATGTGATTTTTTCAGAGCCAGAAAAGAATAATCTGCAAGCAGATGAAAATCTTGGGAAGATAATAGAAAAATATTCAGATAGAATTATTCTTGGAACTTTTAGTGAAAACAGCATTAAAAACAGTCGAAAATTTCAAGATTATTGTTTTAATGAAGCTTTTAAATCTACTAAAGGTACAGAGTTGGTGAAACCGAATGCTATTTTGAGCATTGATGATTTAGATGATGTGCTCGAGGGCTATGCCTGGGGAGACCTCCTTCAACCTATATTTAATAATATCAAAAAAAGTCTAGAGCAGAGTAAGCTCCAAAACTATGGAAAAACGGATGTTTCAGATCTGCATCAGTTTCAAAAAAATGCTCTTGATCTTGAACAAAGCAAACAACTATTTGAATATTGTAAAAGTTGGCTGACAAAAGACGATTCCTATTTGTTTGGAAATGATTTAACGAAAGAAAGTAAAGAATTAGTTGTTAATAACTATAAATCCATTTTTAAGGATTTAAATCCTAAAGATATCGATGATCTGGTTGTAAAATTGGATCAAAAATCTCTATTTAATCCCATACCTCAGTATGGACTTTGGACTCCGAATATAGAAACGTTACAAACGAAAGCCCTCTACACAGCAAGCTTTGTGGCTAATCAAGATAGAGATGGTTACATACGGAGGTATCCACTTTTCTATCGTTCGGGTAATCGGTTAGGATTAAGCTATATTCCTTCTCTGGCATTGCAATCCTATTTGTTGGCTAAAAAGTACCGAGCTGAAGTATCTGTTGGAAAAAACGATCAAGGAACAGAAAAAAAAATATCTAGTTTCAATATTTTTGATTCTGAAAATGTATTGAAATACCAAATTCCAATAGATTCATCTGCTCGAACGATTATTAAATACTATGGTCCTCAAATGTCTTTGCCATATATACCAGCTAAAGAATTCTTTTCAAACTCAGAGACGATCAAAGTCTATCATCGGCAAATTGTTAATGGAAAGGCTTCAACTGAAACAGCCATCGAGATTGTAAACAAAAAAGAATTTTTAAAGGGAAGATCGCTAATCGTTGGAGCTACAGCCATTGGCGTTTATGACTTAAGAACGATACCTCTTGAAGCAAATTATCCTGGTCCAGAGGTTCATTTGACGATGTTGGCTAATTTATTTGATGAATCTTTTGTGAAATATTTTTCAGCTGAAGCCAAAATATTTCCCTATCTTACTTTGGGTATCGGTATTCTCTTTTCTTTTATATGGTCCCACTTAGGAGCCATAAGCTCCTTTGTAGCGTTAAATATATTAATCAGTCTGTTGCTCGCTGCGGATTATTATCTTTTTAAATCAAATCAAATAGTAATGTCGGGAATTCTCATCATCATGTTGTATTTATTTACGAGTAATATATTTATTACTTTTTACAAGTACTTCACCGAAGAAAAAAAGAAAAAGCAGCTAAAATCCACATTTTCAAAATATGTGTCTCCAGCCGTGGTGGATGAACTATTGAAATCCGATGAGAATTTGAAGCTGGGTGGTCGCAGACAACGGATGAGTGTTTTTTTCTCTGATGTGAGGGGTTTTACAACCATATCTGAAAAGCTAGCTCCTGAGGAATTATCAAGGGTTTTAAACTTATATTTAACTCCAATGACTGAAATTGTATTTAAAAATAGTGGGACATTAGATAAATATATTGGGGATGCGGTCATGGCTTTTTTTGGAGCGCCTATTTTTGATAAAAACCATGCGGTTCAAGCATGTCGTTGCGCTTTAGAAAGCATTGTTAAACTTAAAGAATTGCAAAAGGAATTTGCTGCACAGAATTTACCGCATATTGATATTGGTATCGGGATCAATACAGGTGAAATGAGTGTGGGGAATATGGGAAGTAATATCGTTCAAAATTACACCGTTATGGGGGATTCAGTGAATCTTGCCTCCAGACTCGAAGGAATTACCAAGGAGTACGGGGTGAGGATTGTTATCAGTGAAACAACTTACAACGATGTCAAGGATCAATTCATCGCTAGAGAGATCGATAAAGTGAAAGTAAAAGGAAAAAATTTACCTGTATCGATTTTTGAACTCATATGTGAAAAACAAAACAAATCTGCAAAGATTCATGATTTGAACGAATACAGATATTTAAAATATTTTGAAGAGGCCTATCAAAGTTATCTCAAAAAAGATTTCACTAAGGCAATTTCTTCATTTAATGAAGTTATAAAGATTCTGCCAGAGGACAAAGTATCAAAACTGTATCTTCATCGCTGTGAAGATTTTCTTGCCAATCCCCCAGAAGAAAACTGGGACGGAGTGTTTACCATGAAAACGAAATAG
- a CDS encoding sigma-54-dependent Fis family transcriptional regulator, producing MSNYEFILLVVDDDPLIHQALKACIQKPWKIIGFQDPQLIPEDFLFHAAFIDMHLIKNSSEAVGVSVIEKLHKRDPHIEIVAMSGDLNRDIMESCLLAGAQKFMAKPLSLEEVNSILEKIQAHWMIRNFDSESYERHLVHWIGTSQKSLQIKKQIAELKGEKKTILIEGETGTGKEVVAKLLHLQESERPFVAVNVSSITESLFESEMFGHLKGSFTGAENTKIGLAEAAHGGDLFLDEIEAMPLSFQVKMLRFLESGEIRKVGAKDTIKIQTRVIVASNKPLLTLIKEGSFREDLYYRISAQKIELPPLRERKEDILELANYFLENERPKRNKKLTNDGHQELMAYSWPGNVRELKRICEQLSLTSPLPLIRAIDIIPFLTPKYKQVQNPYLTNNLELDLTKLALGLDYLLKNSEKQIIQSCLKVSNDDIEGAAQILKISKSNLYKKIKDLEINTKEKP from the coding sequence ATGTCAAATTATGAATTTATTCTCCTCGTCGTTGATGATGATCCCTTAATCCACCAAGCTTTAAAAGCCTGCATTCAAAAACCGTGGAAAATTATAGGTTTTCAAGATCCTCAATTGATTCCAGAGGATTTTTTGTTTCATGCCGCCTTTATCGATATGCATTTGATAAAAAACTCTAGCGAAGCCGTAGGTGTTTCTGTTATTGAAAAACTGCACAAAAGAGATCCACATATTGAAATCGTTGCAATGTCAGGAGACCTCAACCGTGACATAATGGAATCCTGCTTGCTTGCCGGGGCACAAAAATTCATGGCCAAACCTCTGAGCTTAGAAGAAGTCAATTCGATCTTAGAAAAAATTCAAGCCCATTGGATGATACGAAATTTTGATTCCGAATCTTATGAAAGACATTTGGTCCATTGGATAGGAACTTCACAAAAAAGTTTACAGATAAAAAAACAAATCGCCGAGCTCAAGGGAGAAAAAAAAACAATCCTTATTGAGGGAGAAACTGGAACCGGCAAGGAAGTAGTCGCCAAATTACTGCACCTTCAAGAATCAGAAAGACCTTTTGTCGCTGTTAATGTTTCAAGTATTACTGAAAGTTTGTTTGAAAGTGAAATGTTTGGTCACTTGAAAGGATCTTTCACCGGAGCCGAAAATACTAAGATTGGTCTTGCTGAAGCCGCTCATGGTGGAGATTTATTTTTAGATGAAATCGAAGCCATGCCTTTAAGTTTTCAAGTAAAAATGCTCCGCTTTTTAGAGTCAGGAGAAATAAGAAAAGTGGGGGCCAAAGATACCATCAAAATTCAAACCCGTGTGATTGTCGCCTCCAACAAACCCTTGCTCACGTTAATCAAAGAAGGGAGCTTTCGGGAAGATCTTTACTATCGTATTTCTGCTCAAAAAATTGAGCTTCCCCCTTTAAGAGAAAGAAAGGAAGATATTCTTGAACTGGCTAACTATTTTCTTGAAAATGAACGTCCCAAACGAAACAAAAAATTAACCAATGACGGCCATCAAGAGCTGATGGCTTATTCCTGGCCAGGCAATGTTCGCGAACTCAAAAGAATATGCGAACAACTCAGCCTCACATCCCCATTACCCCTTATTAGGGCCATAGACATTATTCCATTTTTAACCCCTAAATATAAGCAAGTCCAAAATCCTTATCTCACAAATAATTTAGAATTAGACTTAACAAAGCTTGCCTTGGGCCTTGATTACTTGTTAAAAAATAGTGAAAAGCAGATTATTCAATCATGCCTTAAAGTGAGTAACGACGACATTGAAGGAGCCGCCCAAATTTTAAAAATATCTAAATCCAATTTGTATAAAAAGATAAAGGACCTGGAAATTAATACCAAGGAAAAGCCGTGA
- a CDS encoding helix-turn-helix domain-containing protein — translation MKPQEFKKIRESFGLTQSELAECLGLTQKTVSQYEMGFRVPGPTVQVVMKTLDRVKPNQFKTLLELMKEVADELKAAKSKRNLR, via the coding sequence TTGAAACCTCAAGAGTTTAAGAAAATTCGAGAGTCTTTTGGCTTAACGCAAAGTGAGTTGGCAGAGTGTTTGGGGTTGACCCAGAAAACTGTCAGCCAATACGAAATGGGTTTTCGCGTGCCTGGACCGACGGTGCAGGTTGTGATGAAAACCCTTGATAGAGTTAAGCCAAATCAGTTCAAAACCCTTCTTGAGCTTATGAAGGAAGTTGCGGACGAACTGAAGGCGGCCAAATCTAAACGGAACCTGCGTTGA
- the serA gene encoding phosphoglycerate dehydrogenase, with amino-acid sequence MIEKNLKVLLVENIHTIAKTRLEEEGYEVDLISYAPDEEELISLLKKYDVLGLRSKTEVTAKVIENSKHLSAIGAFCIGTNQINLSAAKKIGLPVFNAPHANTRSVAELVIAEMISLSRQLGDRNMKAHQGEWMKSADGSREVRGKTLGIIGYGHIGSQLSILAESMGMKVVFFDLIKKLPLGNARSMRSLEELLEYSDFVSLHVPETKLTKNMISQKEFSLMKKGSYLINASRGTVVIIEDLVDALKSHQLAGCAIDVFPIEPSSNKEKFVSPLQGLENVILTPHIGGSTEEAQYSIGLEVAESFRKFLKVGSTSGAVNFPNIELSFTEGVKRIQNVHRNEPGVLGEINGIISHAGANIQGQFLSTDEKIGYLVIDVETNKAEELAQEIQKSSRSLRTRLVF; translated from the coding sequence ATGATTGAAAAAAATCTTAAAGTTTTATTAGTTGAAAATATTCACACAATTGCAAAAACAAGATTGGAAGAAGAGGGCTATGAAGTAGATTTAATTTCCTATGCTCCTGATGAAGAGGAATTGATTTCTTTATTAAAAAAATATGATGTGTTAGGCCTTCGATCAAAAACAGAAGTCACGGCAAAGGTGATTGAGAACTCTAAACATCTTTCTGCCATTGGTGCCTTTTGTATTGGTACGAATCAAATTAATTTATCCGCTGCCAAAAAAATTGGTTTGCCTGTCTTCAATGCTCCTCACGCCAATACCCGCAGTGTCGCTGAACTTGTGATTGCAGAGATGATCTCTTTATCAAGACAACTAGGTGATCGTAATATGAAGGCCCATCAAGGGGAATGGATGAAATCAGCCGATGGAAGTCGTGAAGTGCGTGGTAAGACCTTGGGAATCATCGGCTATGGTCATATTGGAAGTCAACTTTCTATTCTTGCTGAATCCATGGGTATGAAGGTAGTTTTTTTTGATTTAATTAAAAAATTACCCCTCGGAAATGCGCGGTCAATGAGGAGTCTTGAAGAACTTTTAGAATACTCAGATTTTGTATCCTTACATGTTCCTGAAACCAAACTAACAAAAAATATGATTTCACAAAAAGAATTTAGCCTGATGAAAAAAGGGAGCTACCTCATAAATGCCAGTCGTGGAACCGTTGTGATTATCGAGGATTTAGTGGATGCCTTAAAATCACATCAGCTTGCAGGTTGTGCCATTGATGTCTTTCCCATAGAACCTTCGTCAAATAAAGAGAAATTTGTTTCTCCATTGCAAGGCTTGGAGAATGTGATCTTAACTCCTCATATAGGAGGGTCAACGGAAGAGGCTCAATACTCCATTGGTCTTGAGGTGGCCGAAAGTTTTAGAAAATTTCTAAAAGTGGGATCAACCTCTGGGGCGGTTAATTTTCCTAATATAGAATTATCTTTTACTGAGGGTGTAAAGCGAATCCAAAATGTTCACCGCAACGAACCAGGAGTTTTGGGTGAGATCAATGGAATTATATCACATGCTGGTGCTAACATTCAGGGACAATTTTTATCCACGGATGAAAAAATAGGCTACTTGGTTATTGATGTGGAAACAAACAAAGCCGAAGAACTGGCCCAAGAAATTCAAAAATCTTCAAGAAGTCTAAGAACTAGATTAGTTTTTTAA
- a CDS encoding YihY/virulence factor BrkB family protein, whose translation MLFVTVIKDVIQKVRQGDIHLIAGSLAFTSVLSVIPFLALTLVTFKTIGGLDYLSPKIESLILSYFKEAVGGQATEWVKIVLGKIQAKTFGSTALFALMFTSWRLFSDMELGIQKIWTSSQKRPLYKKFFVVWFSILLFPTFLAVYVGFRSLALVKPFVKHYSSSADGVALFLILFLIYLIFPAEKVLKRVAIFSAFFATSGIIILQNSFTWLAKEAFYMNKFYGGLAAIPLFLIWILGIWQIVLVGTAIGSSLQKNINKNRFLLPNLVS comes from the coding sequence TTGCTATTTGTAACCGTTATCAAAGATGTCATTCAAAAAGTTCGTCAGGGCGATATTCATTTAATAGCAGGATCCCTGGCTTTTACTTCTGTTTTAAGCGTGATCCCTTTTCTCGCTCTTACCTTAGTTACTTTTAAAACGATTGGTGGGTTGGATTATTTGTCACCCAAAATTGAAAGTCTTATTTTATCCTATTTTAAAGAAGCTGTTGGTGGTCAAGCGACAGAATGGGTTAAGATTGTCCTTGGTAAAATCCAAGCCAAGACTTTTGGTTCTACGGCCCTTTTTGCCTTGATGTTCACCTCTTGGCGATTGTTTAGTGATATGGAATTAGGAATCCAAAAAATTTGGACATCTTCTCAGAAACGACCTCTTTATAAAAAATTTTTCGTCGTGTGGTTTTCAATTTTACTATTTCCCACTTTTTTAGCTGTCTATGTAGGGTTCAGATCCTTAGCTCTCGTTAAACCCTTTGTAAAACACTACTCCTCCAGCGCCGATGGCGTCGCATTATTTCTGATTCTTTTTTTAATTTATCTCATTTTTCCTGCAGAGAAAGTATTAAAACGAGTTGCTATTTTTTCGGCTTTTTTCGCAACATCGGGAATTATTATTTTACAAAATTCTTTTACCTGGTTAGCTAAAGAAGCCTTCTATATGAACAAGTTCTATGGTGGTCTCGCCGCTATCCCCCTATTTTTAATATGGATTTTAGGTATTTGGCAGATTGTTCTTGTTGGAACCGCCATCGGTTCAAGTCTTCAAAAAAATATTAATAAAAACCGATTCTTATTGCCAAATTTAGTCTCCTAG
- a CDS encoding TrbG/VirB9 family P-type conjugative transfer protein, whose amino-acid sequence MSKIISALVVLILFASSAHAQVRKVTVKSDDILTVKTALGIATIIQLPETIGSAIIGDQSGFKVEYLDRAVTIKPLRWGVKTNLYLVTEKRRYNIRLLTLPQASADYIVYVKAPDPAQTATKWVSLGKSEEIDGTRLTIRKIGFSESGFILIDATLSLKSSKDLVLKPEAVWIKQGTDSKVINGLFLSTTKLSREKSILIGISLAKSDLKSKKPVTVEIHLEKKVSVTLSEDILWK is encoded by the coding sequence ATGAGTAAGATCATTTCGGCACTTGTCGTTCTAATTTTGTTTGCGTCTTCAGCCCATGCCCAAGTTCGCAAAGTGACGGTCAAAAGTGATGACATTTTGACTGTCAAAACTGCACTCGGGATTGCCACGATCATTCAACTTCCTGAAACGATTGGCTCTGCCATCATTGGCGATCAATCAGGGTTCAAAGTCGAATATCTTGATCGTGCCGTTACGATCAAGCCTCTTCGCTGGGGAGTGAAAACGAATTTGTATCTGGTCACCGAAAAGCGACGATACAACATTCGATTGCTTACTCTTCCGCAAGCGTCTGCGGACTACATCGTTTACGTCAAGGCTCCTGATCCGGCGCAGACCGCGACAAAATGGGTCAGTCTTGGGAAGTCTGAGGAAATCGACGGTACAAGGCTGACCATTCGAAAAATTGGATTTTCTGAGAGCGGCTTTATTTTGATTGATGCGACACTCTCTTTGAAATCGTCAAAAGATTTAGTCTTAAAGCCGGAAGCTGTTTGGATCAAGCAAGGCACCGATTCAAAAGTCATCAACGGTCTTTTTTTATCGACTACAAAATTATCACGAGAAAAATCGATTTTGATTGGGATCTCGCTTGCGAAGTCGGATCTCAAATCTAAAAAACCTGTGACCGTTGAGATTCATCTGGAAAAAAAGGTTTCAGTAACACTGTCTGAGGATATTTTATGGAAGTAA